A DNA window from Pyrus communis chromosome 3, drPyrComm1.1, whole genome shotgun sequence contains the following coding sequences:
- the LOC137727650 gene encoding stemmadenine O-acetyltransferase-like, translating into MATKIEVQIIESQTVKPSSPTPHQLRNFKLSVLDQMAPLVHVPLLLFYPNIATTHSMAMNERCQLLSQSLAKALTHFYPLAGRLVEGSSTIECNDDGAEFIIARVNCSLAEILEPPDVVMLNQFLPTEGKGSMLLVQVNFFECGGMAIGFKISHMIADGSTVFTFIKYLSTIALQSSDSDQVVLPPEFGAASHFPPLDFLNSSQPAPMPKKFHQAQKCITERYVFDASKISTLQSDVASSIVPHPTRVEAVSALIWKCAMEASRSNSQSPRPSMFHQGVNLRKRFVPPLPENLAGNIVGRFTSKVEEFAMIDLKDLAAKFRKGIEQVKEKYAAQVVFDSNEACQEQKDFYKNVLDNDGIENYACASWCRFPYYETDFGWGKPAWVSLTSFSVANVFTLLDKRDCKGLEAWVTMSEETMAILESNVELLGYASVNPSVTY; encoded by the coding sequence ATGGCCACAAAAATCGAAGTTCAAATAATAGAGAGCCAAACAGTTAAACCATCCTCCCCAACTCCTCATCAACTTAGAAATTTTAAGCTCTCAGTTTTGGACCAGATGGCTCCTCTAGTTCATGTCCCACTACTTCTCTTCTATCCCAATATTGCTACTACTCATTCCATGGCTATGAATGAAAGATGTCAGCTTCTAAGTCAATCATTAGCCAAAGCTCTCACTCACTTCTACCCCCTTGCCGGAAGATTAGTTGAAGGCAGTTCCACGATTGAATGCAACGATGATGGAGCTGAATTCATCATAGCCCGTGTCAACTGTTCCTTAGCGGAGATTTTGGAACCCCCGGATGTCGTGATGCTAAACCAGTTCCTTCCAACCGAAGGAAAAGGCTCAATGCTTCTTGTGCAAGTCAACTTTTTCGAGTGCGGTGGAATGGCAATCGGATTCAAGATTTCACATATGATTGCTGATGGCTCCACAGTATTCACATTCATCAAATATTTGTCTACAATAGCACTTCAGTCCAGCGACAGTGATCAGGTGGTATTGCCTCCAGAATTTGGTGCTGCATCTCATTTTCCACCACTAGATTTTTTGAACTCATCACAGCCAGCACCAATGCCCAAGAAATTTCACCAAGCACAGAAGTGCATAACAGAGAGGTATGTGTTTGATGCGTCAAAAATTTCTACTCTCCAATCTGATGTAGCCAGTTCAATTGTTCCCCATCCTACGCGTGTAGAAGCGGTTTCAGCACTCATTTGGAAATGTGCAATGGAAGCGTCAAGATCAAACTCGCAGTCCCCAAGGCCATCCATGTTCCATCAAGGTGTGAACTTGCGCAAAAGGTTTGTGCCGCCTTTGCCAGAAAACTTAGCTGGGAACATCGTGGGCCGTTTTACATCGAAGGTTGAAGAGTTTGCGATGATAGATCTAAAAGACTTGGCTGCTAAGTTCAGGAAAGGGATTGAACAAGTGAAAGAAAAGTATGCTGCACAAGTAGTATTTGATTCTAATGAAGCATGTCAGGAGCAAAAAGACTTCTACAAAAACGTGCTAGATAATGATGGGATAGAAAATTATGCCTGCGCCAGTTGGTGTAGGTTTCCTTATTACGAAACTGATTTCGGATGGGGAAAGCCGGCATGGGTGAGCTTAACTAGTTTCTCAGTTGCGAATGTATTTACTTTGTTGGACAAAAGAGATTGCAAGGGATTAGAAGCATGGGTGACTATGAGTGAAGAAACCATGGCCATCCTTGAAAGCAATGTGGAACTGCTTGGATATGCTTCTGTAAATCCAAGTGTCACCTACTGA